The proteins below come from a single Mesobacillus jeotgali genomic window:
- a CDS encoding LAGLIDADG family homing endonuclease — translation MIRKFLLDENFFGKITTEEKAYWLGFILADGSVSKENRRNCITLSLSRKDKEHLYKFKKSIKATYDIKDKIVYLKAKEHSILNLGYIAKK, via the coding sequence ATGATAAGAAAATTTTTATTAGATGAAAATTTCTTTGGTAAAATTACAACAGAGGAAAAAGCTTATTGGCTTGGATTTATTTTAGCTGACGGAAGTGTAAGCAAGGAAAATCGTAGAAATTGTATAACACTTAGTCTATCAAGAAAGGATAAAGAACACCTTTATAAATTTAAAAAAAGTATTAAAGCTACATATGACATCAAGGACAAAATTGTTTATTTAAAAGCTAAAGAACACTCGATTCTGAATTTAGGATATATAGCAAAAAAATGA